DNA sequence from the Thunnus albacares chromosome 22, fThuAlb1.1, whole genome shotgun sequence genome:
AGACAAACCGGAATAAGACAGCTGAGTGCAAAAAAGTGACCAAATAATCCAATACACTCAAGTTTTGTTTTACTTCTACAAGAGACAAAATACAAATCTACACAGGGAATAATTAAGAGACCACTTATGTCAATTATGTCTGAATTTATCCAACTTTTGTGCATAGGATTGTTAaagaagtattttaaatcctgagttgtttacatccatgtttagtcagaaactccacagtgTACCTTTAAGACTACAGCAGTCAGTTATACCTGGCAGATGGGCCACATGTCCTGCAGATACTGGCTGTCCTGGGTGATATGAAAGTCCCTGTAGACCTGCAGGACAAACTTCAGGTTCAGGTCCTTCCAGTCTGCAGTGTCATGAATGAGGTAGGCATTCACCCTTTGCCATGGCTCGTCATCTAGGAACAGGGTCAACATTACAGCACTCAGTGACAGTTCATGAGAAGAGATTTTAGTCTTATCAAAACTAAATGAGCTTGTGCTTCTATCTGTATGATggtaaaataacttaaataaatCTGATCTCTGTGATGGattattgtatattttgggAAATGACAAGCATCCATTTGTAAAAATGTGCAGAACCACAGACATCGTCCTTCAATAAGGTTTTTAGTGTAAAAAAACATTGAGATATTCTATTTAACTCCCCTCAGAGCTGCTGTAGTTtatgatattttctttttcctacCTGGGTCTCCGATGTCGTGAGGCACCACGTTTTTGGCCTTGACGGGAGAACACACTCCACTCATCAGATGGAGTCTCTCCGTTGGGTCCTTCTGAACCACACTGCCAGCTGAGAAGAGATTTAAGCTGTGAAATGCGGGCCTGGTATGGTCTTTAAGAAATACACATCCTCCAATGTGATAAAGCACTAAGATAAAAACATTCCACTCACCGATATCATATTGCACACTCAAGGCAAGTTTGGGCCACAGCATGATAAGTGCGAAAGAAGCATAGAAGTGCACGTCGTATGTGTTGTACATTCTGTACTCCTGACCTGGGAAACAATAGTGTAGTTATGTGCGTCATTATATGCATAAGAGGAGAAAgaattttcttgtaatttttgcttaataaaccTTTTTTAATCTCGAGAATTGCAAGTTTCTTAATAAATGTAAGGTTATGGTTGTTTGCATTGTAGCTGAAAGTAGATTTCTGAAGAAAGATTTATTTTTGAATAGATTTGAATGGGAAAGAAATACATGATGATCACATTATTCTCAGTTCTGACCACATGGATGTTGTGGTTTAGTACAAACTACTAACATATTATGACACAAACTGCTGCGTCTTGCAGACTACCTTGTTTCCTTGGTAGTTACCTTCTAGGTAGGCAAAGCGACCGTACTCCTTGATGACAGCAGGCTGAGCTGGCAGCCCCCCGTTCTCGCTTCGCATGCCGCCACTGACATCAGCATCCTCTGGTAGCTCCGTCCACACCGTCCCTCCATCCGCCACAAAGTACAACTCATTGAACAGGGCTGACTTGTACCAGGAGGGGAGAGAACTGCAAGGCACGAGTGAATGTACAAGCTGAGGTGAACAGCCGTAATAAACTATTATAAACTATAATAAGCATTCAAAGTCTGAAAATTGGATGTCTACTTTTTAATGGGATAAAAGCAACAACACTGATTGGCATTGAGGTCATCATAAATTCATTTAACCTGCAGTTGTGAACTCTTACCTGTCCTGCAGTATGGGTCTTTGCCACTCCTCAATGCTCTTCTCCCACTGTTTGTAGCGTGTTAGGGCGTAGTGACTGAGGGAGGGCGACGCATCCCCGTTGGTTCCATAGTAACGAGTATACCTCCTGGAAACAGAAAAGTCACGGGCTGGATGACGGTGACACAAAAACGCTTTATGTTCATTAACAAAGGCGGGAAGCAGAAAACATTTCTAACAAAGGTTagcagttttaaaaatgttgcttaGTAACTGAACTGGTAATGAACGGCAAGTTTTTCCTcagtgaggtcagaggtcagacttCGGTATGAAACTGGAAAAACTTGCTAAGAGACACTTCTGCAGGACTGACCCTTGTGTTTGCATGTCAATCATATTTTGTCCTTGGGCTGTGAAATAGGACACGGTGGACATTGTCAACTACCTCCCACTAGCAGATCCAGCAGGGCCAGCACGCTCACCAGCCAGAATGCACACTTagtagtggcttttcatcaccCACTATGAGGTGATCAACACCCTGCTGTTCTGAGCGATGCAACCGACGCTGGAGAGAATCCCCACATATCAATCATGTTGGATATTTGCAATGTGGTTGCAGATTCTGTTATTGAGGGCGATGATATTTCAGCATTCAGCAGTGAAAACTGCTGTGTGGCCACTACTTGAGTGTTGCtaagagttttatttgtatatatttgtattcagtAACCACAATGACATACAGACCAAGTAATGTGTTTAGTTTTCTGTTTAGTTTTGCTTTTATGCtcaccactctctctctctgttgtgctttcttttctctccctcactcttttCTCACTTACTTCCTAAAGAGGCAGTGAGGCTTTTagatgtataaaataaaacctttgtCTCGGCACGTTTCAGTGAAATGAATATATGACAATCATCTCCAGCTTGTTTACCTTTCAGCAATGCAACATACCTGATATGCTCCCTCTCCCTAGACCCGAAGGTGATTTTGGGCATGTCCCATGCCAGGCAGAACTCCAGTGTGTTGTGGCTCTGAGCCGGCACGGAGCAGCTCACAGCCAGCGCTGCTGCGACCTTCTCTCCCTTGGGTGTCGGGGGGCTGGAGCCTGTAGAAGTAAGACAAAGAGGGAGCAGAAGATGTCTTATATGGCATCTCTATCAAACTCAAGAAGTTAGTAGTTTATTATATGTGACTGCTACATGTGTGTAtctaaaagaataaataatactATGCAAAATAAGCGTTACAGAGCGGCTTTTAAGGCTGGAACATAATCTACACACCAAAATGTGTTTGACTCTGCAAGTATGTCTTTTTCTTAATGATTGACTTTTAAAAGTTCCATTTCTGTCAGCATTTCTAAGTTATATTTCTCTATATCTTATgcttgtgaagcactttgtaacctcTGTGCTGAAAAGTGTAACataaaaattattaataatgtaCATCTTTTAATAAATGCTTATTATCCTGCTCAAGCGTGTTTTTCTGGGTGTTTTATTGcgttttttcctcttcttcaacTTTTAGTTCGATTTCTGTTTCAGTATGAATCCGTCTCATCCTCCCACTAACAGTGTTTTAATTGCTGACCTGTCGGAGAGTCCAGCCGTCCATCATTGATGAGGTCACTCCACAAACCGCTGCAGGTTCCCTTTGGACTGAACGCTGTCTGATGACTGATTTCCCTGTCAGGCTGTTAAGACGTGCACAAAATCAAAAACTCCCTTGTTAAATCTAAAACCTAATGCTCATTAAGACTgatttcacaaagaaaaaaactttattattataaatccGCTTATAAATAACAGACTATTGTTACAAATCTTAAGAATTGCTTGTGCAATGAACAAGCCACTACAGCTGCTAAAATCATAACCTCAAATCAAACCTGCTCTCGGGCCGCGATGCACAGAGTATAAGGGTTCACTGTAGTGCAGTGATGTAGCAAGACCCCAGACACtgcctccccctccttctccaGGTGGAATGGTTCGTTCCAGTGTCCCCCGCTCTTGTCATCCTTGTGTCCCGACCCGTTGACCATGGTGAACATGATGGAGACATCTAGAGCGTAGTCGTTCTTGTTCTCTATGTCCCACACAAATACTGCCACTGGCAGACTGGAGTCCTGAGAGAAAGGACAGGTACGTAGAAATTAGGGGTGGAGCTGAATCCGAATACAGTATCcgaaaagcacaaatagtggatttttatgaatatttattttgtacatatatttgaaaattatttgtttttgggaagaaaaaaatggcAATTAAGGTTTATGATTTCTTACTTACTTTAACACcctaaaattagaagtgtaGTAAAGTTGTAgtagttttttcttttattcgaatacaactacaaatacaaataattgtgctgccttaacaaatacagatgtaaacacaaatactggcctctctgcacatccctagtaaaaataatttttatagAGCCTCATGACAATGTAGACGATGTAAAACATTCCTTGTTGCAGCTCTCAGGCTCTTTGATGCAGTGCCCAACAATAGCACATGCACAGAAAGGTTTTGGGATGTTTTGGGATCCAAAAAGCTAAATAACTAATTTAGATTATagttgcaaattaaaaaaaaaaaaaacttaaaacaagAGAGGTATTCAAGTTATTGTCAAactgtcagtatgaacaagTATCAATAATGATACTCAAAGGTAATCAATAAAAACTGGACACTAATTCTTATATCTGGACACTCTGTAACCTCCGTAATATTTTGATAAGTTTGTGGGTATTCCTTCTAGTTACTGTTTGGTCAAATTGGCTCAACATGGGGTAAGACATGATGCAACATCATTAAACATCTTAATGACCGAGAAGTCACGGTTGAATCTGCAAtcgattcattttaaaaaacacattaaattttCTAGAATATTTAAAGCCAGCTGCGAACGCCAGACAAACGTATCATAAGCCTGTTGGGCCGTGTGAAATCCAGGGACGCCTCAGTTACCTGGTAGTCGTGCGGGATGACCGGGGAAACCTGTCGGCAGGTGAGGGTGACATTCTGTCCTGGAAGATGGTAGACGGTCCAGGCACGAGGGTACAAGGCGTGGTAGAAGGCGTACTCTCCGCAGTAGCCCCAGTTCCAGCCTTGTAACGTGGGCGGACGCTCTACAGATAGCACCTGTTGGTAGACTGTTTGTCCACCACGACGCAAACACACTGTGAACTGAGATGAaggaaaacatgtcaacatatagtgatttttttatctttgtttatgAGTATGTTAAAAGGCAGATATGACATTAGACATCAGTCATTAGAAAGAGggtttttgtttgtaattttcCGTATAATGCATTGACCCCTTTTAAACATCCTCATCTTTCTACAATTCCCAGAGTGGGGAAATGTCTACACTTGAGTGTGCATCCAGCTGTTTGTTCTACAAATCTCTTAAGCAGAGAGCATAACAGTGATAATGACAGTGGGGGACAGTTTTTACAGGGCCAAACAGAGTCACGCCCTTTTTTTCCGAACATACCATATCTTTGGGATGCATCGCATGCTTGTTGCTTGTTTACTGGGGCTGCTGCCAATAGATTTGACCCTGTGCATCTATTGAGTGCTGCTGTaaatcacagcttttttttaagGGATAGACAACAAAATctgttacagtaaatgtttgaaGTGGTTTAAAATTGTTCTGGTAATTAACTCTGATGTGGCTGCATTGATGGTGTGATGTTTTGTATCTTCTGGCGTagataaaaagtaaaatcacaCTGCCAAACAGCAAAATGGATCAATTAATGTAGATTTTGACTGTTTGTAAATGCTATAAAGGTTTATCTTCTCTTCAACATTTGACTGGTGCTTGACAGAAACGGTTCATTCATTAAATGaatgacaaacatgaaaaaacgTTCTTCCTGCTAACACTTTTATGACATCTACACCAACCGACATCTAGAGATAAGTGACTACTTATCTACAATGCACACCTTGACTAACCGGCTACTGGACTTTGTTTGCCGAGATTCAAATAACTCAAGAGAACCATTCTGCtaagactttttaaaagaaCCAACATATATAAAGCCAGTTAAATTTCCATTGATAAACTAATTCTGCATGACTTAGTCTTCTCAGGACTGTATATACCTGATTGGCTGTGACAGTTTTGTAGTGGTACATCCCAGGGTTCAGTTGCCATCTACAGAATTCGCCCCTCCAACCTCTTGTGATGGTACCTCCTCCAATACCGCCGAGTGGAGCACCTACAAATGACGAGTACAGTGTCAACTAAGACCGGGCGATACAGCAAATTATTTAGGATTTGTATGTTTTgcacaatgtaaaaaatgtctACAT
Encoded proteins:
- the gba2 gene encoding non-lysosomal glucosylceramidase; its protein translation is MTTEWGEKSTADLMSRYVSKEMGYGVPKEGWRICLAHEFKEKRKPFQAKDVSLSNVFEHVGLGIRYLKWWYKKTQVEKKAPFIDMFRAQPLRQIYGAPLGGIGGGTITRGWRGEFCRWQLNPGMYHYKTVTANQFTVCLRRGGQTVYQQVLSVERPPTLQGWNWGYCGEYAFYHALYPRAWTVYHLPGQNVTLTCRQVSPVIPHDYQDSSLPVAVFVWDIENKNDYALDVSIMFTMVNGSGHKDDKSGGHWNEPFHLEKEGEAVSGVLLHHCTTVNPYTLCIAAREQPDREISHQTAFSPKGTCSGLWSDLINDGRLDSPTGSSPPTPKGEKVAAALAVSCSVPAQSHNTLEFCLAWDMPKITFGSREREHIRRYTRYYGTNGDASPSLSHYALTRYKQWEKSIEEWQRPILQDSSLPSWYKSALFNELYFVADGGTVWTELPEDADVSGGMRSENGGLPAQPAVIKEYGRFAYLEGQEYRMYNTYDVHFYASFALIMLWPKLALSVQYDIAGSVVQKDPTERLHLMSGVCSPVKAKNVVPHDIGDPDDEPWQRVNAYLIHDTADWKDLNLKFVLQVYRDFHITQDSQYLQDMWPICQAVMESEIKFDLDGDGLIENSGYADQTYDGWTVTGPSAYCGGLWLASLCVMCKMARLVDKEETYQHYRDILDRGSAAFDKLLWNGKYYNYDSSGRDLSNSVMSDQCAGHWFLRASGLGDEDYQAFPKEKIISALKSVFDLNVMSFAGGQMGAVNGMRPEGVPDRSSVQSDEVWIGVVYGLAATMIHEGMREEGMRTAEGCYRTVWERLGMAFQTPEAYCEKGIYRSLAYMRPLSVWAMQLALNTSHKDQTTSSQTGATDREQGQDLRENQS